The Patescibacteria group bacterium sequence TGTTCCAACAGAGAATACCAAAAAAAGTCTTCTCAATGATATTTATATTGCACCTTCTAAAATAATTGTTATTCCTTGTGGAATAGTTCTGCACAAAAAGAAACATAATCGAAAGAAGCCAAAGTACCTAAAAAATAAAATTGTTATAGGAAATGTATCACGACTGACACGAGAGAAAGGACAACAGCTTCTCATCAATGCAATGCCTGATATATTGAGTAAAAATCCTCAAGTACATCTTTTATTAGTTGGTGATGGTCCTGATAAAGAGTATTTTTCAGAGTTAATAAAGAAGTTGAATATTAGTAAGTCGGTAACTCTTACCGGATTTGTAAAAAATACTGATGACTACTATAGACAGATGGATATTTTTGTTTTTCCAACTATTTGGCCGCTAGAAGGGTTTGGGTTGGTAATGGTTGAGGCAATGGATTATGGACTTCCTATTATTGCACATAATAGTGGTCCTGTTCCGGAAATAGTGAAGAACAATAATACCGGACTATTAGTACCTTTGGATGATAAAAATGCTCTAATATATGCAATTCTTTCTTTGGTAACTAATCAAGCGTTGCGTGAAAGATTGGGGGGTGCAGGGAGACGAAGAGCTGTGAATCTGTTTGATATTGAAAAAATTTCAAAAAAATATGAAAAAGTTTTCTATGAAGCAATTTCTTAATTTTCGTCAAAGCTTTAATGTTTTGCAGATTAGCGTATATATTCTTCTGTTTGGATTTTACTCAGTTAATTTGGCATCGCAGATGGTATTTATCGGTGATCAAGGCTGGTTCTATCTATCAGCTAAAGATCTGCTTCTTGGTAAAGAATTTCCCCTTGTGGGAATACCCTCTAGCCATCCTTGGCTGCATCAAGGAGCTTATTGGACATATCTGCTGGCGATTGCCTTAGCAATTGGGCGATTTGATCCAATAGCAGGCGGATATATGGGGATACTTTTTGGGATACTAGGAGTAGCTGCAGTATACTTTGTGACAAAAAAGTTTTTTACGAGAAAAGCAGCTTTTATTGCAACACTTCTCTATGCCACATCTCCATTAGTTGTAGCTCATGCTAGGATGCCATATCATACAACACCAATTCCATTTTTTACGACTCTTTATATTTACTCTCTTTTACAATGGATAAAAGGAAAAGTAATTTTTTTCCCTATCTCCTTATCACTTTTAGCAATACTTTATAATTTTGAAATTGCAACAGTATTGTTAGTTTTCCCTTTTCTTTTAATTGCTGCTTATGGTTTGATTAAAAAAACTAAATGGTTTATTCCTATTTTAAATAAAAAAATAATCTTCACTTCATATGGAGCAATTATTTTGCCTATGATTCCGATGCTACTTTTTGATCTAGAACATGGCTTTCCACAAACTTTAAAATTTATCGCTTGGGTAGGCTATAGAATATTAGTATTACTTGGTTATCCTCCTTTGCATCCGGAAATACCATCACCTAGTAAAGAGTTTTTTTATATTTTTAGCCTTGATAAATTAACTTATTATTTTTTACCCAGTAATACTTACTTAGCAATTTTAATTTTTTTAGGTATTATCATCGGCTCAACTGTTTATACAATAAAATCGCTTTTTGCAAGTAAAATAAATACATCTTTTTTAATTATTTATTTGATCACAATTTGCTCATTATTAGGATATGTTATCAACCAAACTCCTTCTGAAGCATATCTGCCAATTCTTTTTTCTCCACTGATGATGCTTGCTGGATTTTTGGCAAATGTAATTATTAAAAAAAGGGGGTTTTTTTATCCTACTTTGGTTGCTGTTTCAATAATCGTTATAACCAATATTATTTTTATTTGGAAAGTTCATTCAATAGAGAATCAAGCAGGTATCACTTTTAGACAAAGAATGGAGGTTGTTGAAAAAATAATAAAAAAAATTGGCAAAAGACCCTACTCACTGCATGCGATAGGGGAGGGTAGTCAGTTTGAATCGTTTCTGGATAATTATAGATATTTGCTATGGTGGAAAAAATATCCTCCCTTACCTAATCCACAAAAAATACAAGTTGTTTTAAAAGAAGAGAAAAATAAAATACAAATTATTTATAAAGGTATAAAAGAGTAATATCCTTAATTTGATACAATAGAAGCAAATGCAAACAAGTATATCAGCGGTAGTTCTCACAAAAAACAGTGAAAATACTTTATCTACATGTCTGGATTCACTACAATGGTGCAAAGAAATAATTATTATTGATGATAACTCATCTGATAAGACGATAGAAATTGCAAAAAAGTATAATACAAAAATATTTATTCATCCACTCAATAAGAATTTTTCAGAACAGAGAAATTTTGGATTATCGAAAGCATCATTTGACTGGGTTTTCTTCGTTGACTCTGATGAAGTTATTTCTAAAGAACTAGCAGATGAAATTCATCAGCAGATTGAACAGTTTTATCCCCAGTTTCAAGCTTTTGCTATACAAAGACAAGATTTTTTGTGGGGAAAAAGATTGAGATTTGGTGATACTCAAGAAAAATATTTCATCAGATTAGGAAGAAAAGAAAAAGGTAAATGGAGCGGTAAAGTACATGAGGTATGGAATATAATGGGTAAAATCGGTCGTTTGAAAAATCCAATTTACCATTATCCACATCCAAACATTTCAGAGTTTTTATCAGACATTAATTACTATTCCTCCTTGAGAGCTGAAGAGCTGTATGAAAAAAAAATAAAATCTTCATCTATTGATATTGTTTTTTTTCCACTTATCAAGTTAATCTATCTTCTCGTTATAAGACAAGGAGTAAGAGATGGTGTTGCGGGCATAGTACATGCACTTATGATGAGTTTCTATTCATTTTTAGTCCGAGGAAAGCTCTATCTTTTATGGAAAAATCAACGCCAATCTCTGAACTGGGAAGTCAGTTAAATAAGATTTTTTCTCTATGAAACAGTGGATTTCAATAGTTACTTTTCTCTGGTCAATACTTTTAGTGCTAATTTATATTAGTCATCTTGTTATAAAAAATATTCGTTAGATAACAAAATATGTTTGGTATTGCTATTTCTATAGGTATTTATTCATATATAATTTTTCTTTTAGCACTCTTAGGATTTTTAAACAAAAAGATTATTTTTCTAACAACTATTCTTTATTTAGTTATACTCATATTATTAAGAAAAAAAATTTATAGAAAGAAAGTTCCTTCAAAAGAGAAAAAATATTCATCATTAGGAGTTGTAGAAAAATCAATGCTCCTGATTACACTTGCATCCGCTGCTGTTGTCTTACCGGGAATACTATCTCCAGAAATCGCTTTTGATGCATTATGGTACCATCTAACACTACCCAAAATTTACATTAATAATTCTCACATGGTTTTTATTCCGGGAGGTCTTCTGTATTACTCAACAATGCCCAAATTAACTGAGATGCTCTACACTGCTGCTCTCTCTTTTTCAGATGAACGTCTAGCAAAAGCTATTCATGCTGGTTTTGGAGTACTCACTGTAGTTGCTACCTACATGCTAACTCGTGAATATTTAGAGAAACGTTTTGCTCTTCTAGCAGTTATTATCCTATTGGGCAACATTGTTCTTCTTTGGGAGGCAACAACAGCCTATATTGATCTTGCTAGAACGTTTTTTGAGTTGATGTCTTTTTGGGCTTTCTTAAAATGGTACAAGACTAGAGAAAAAAAGTGGTTTATTGAATCAGCGATTTTAATGGGACTTGCGATATCAACCAAACTTATAGCGATAAGCTCTCTGATAATTATCAGTTGTATGATTTGGTTTTTATCTAAAAATGCAACTTACTGGACTAGAATGAAGATGATTGCGCAATATTCAACAATTGCAATTTTTATTGCCAGCCCCTGGTTTGTTTTCTCTTTTCTTCACACAGGAAATCCATTCTATCCTCTATTTTCTCAGTATTATCAAGTCAATTTTTCTTTAAGTCTTATTAATCCATTTTATTTTTTAAAGGATGTGCTATTGCTCTTCACGCAGTCACCAGATCCTATATCACCAATTTATCTTATTCTATTCCCGCTAATCATCGTTAAAAGAAAATCATTTAATAACGAAAAAGCAATTTTATTAGTTTATAGCCTTGTATCTCTTTTTGTCTGGTATTTATTGCCGCGTACAGGGGGTGGTAGATTTTCATTACCGTATCTTCCAGTCTATTCTCTTGTTGCTGCCATGACAATTTCATTACTCCCTCCGAAAAGTTTTTTATCAAAATATATGATCGGTATTGCAATCTTTCTTTTAATTGTGGCAATTTCATATAGAGGAATGGCTAGCACGCGTTATATTCCCTATATACTCAGACAAGAATCAAAACATGAGTTCTTAATTAAAAATTTAAACTATTCGTTTGGTGATTTTTATGATGTTGATCGGTTTTTTGCAAGAAATATTAACCGATTTGATAAAGTACTCCTTTATGGTTTTCACAACTTGTATTATGTCAATTTTCCTTTCATACATGCTACGTGGGTGAGGAAAGGAGATCTGTTTAACTATATTGCAACGCAAAATACCACACTTCCTGATCGTTTCCAAGATTGGAATTTAGTTTACTCAAATTCCCTAACTCGTGTCAATCTTTATTCAAAAAACGGTAAATTTGCGAGGTATTGATCAAATTATGCAAAAGGTGATTTTTTTTATTTTATCTTTATCATTGGTTATTTATCAATTTGGAAGGATAAATATCTCTTCGAATATTTCATTTACTATATTGGATGTTGTAGTTTTTATTATCATCACTAGCTCTTTTTTCCGATTAATCAATCAAAGAAGATTGAATGAGATTTTTTTGAATCCCATTTTCAAACCTTTTGTTGTTTTTTCTTTTGTTGCCTTTATTTCTCTTATTTTTTCTCCCTTATCACTCAATCAGGAAGAGTTTTTTATTTCATTTTTATACCTTTTGCGCTGGTTGATGTATAACTTACTCCTCTTTGTTCTCAAACCTGCAAATAGCAATGATCACCAATATCTTGAATTTTTTCTTGTATCAAGTGGATTAGCTCTTGTTGTAACTGGGTATATCCAGTTCCTCTGGTACCCGGATCTTAGAAATCTTTATTATCTTGGATGGGATGATCATCTCTGGAGAATGTTTGGAACATTTCTAGATCCGAATTTTTTTGGAGCATTTTTGGTATTAATAGTTCTTCTATTCTTTGATAAAGTTTTTGATGCGATAAGTAGAACAAAGAAGTTAAGTATTGCTCTCTGGAGTATTTGCTTATTTGCCTCAATGATAGCAGTTGTTCTGACATATTCACGAACTGCATTGATTATGTTAAGTTTGGGAACAATAATATATTTTTTCTTAAAGGGTATGCAAAAATATAGTTTTCTTTTTATCTTTATTGTCGCCTCAGCTATCATCTTTTTTTCCAATATGACTATCGAAGGACAGAATTTATTACGTACTGCATCTAGTAAAGCAAGAATTGAGTCTGCTCAACACGCAATTCAAATCGCATCAACATATCCTCTTTTGGGTGTAGGTTTTAATGCTTATCGTTATGCACAGATCGATTTTGGCTTTCGTAAAACTTCTCCTCAGATCCCAAATCATGCCGATTCCGGTACTGATAATAGTTATCTTTTTGTTCTTGCAACGACTGGGATTGTGGGCTTTATTGGTTATGTTTTCTATCTTTACTCAATTATGCGTGAAGTATGGATTCATAAAAATAGGAAGGGTAGAGAAGTGGTAATAGCATCTTTCTTTGCAGTAGCTGTTGGCACGCTGTTTATCAACTTACTTTTTTATCCTGCAATTATCCTATGGCTGATGATTCTTTTGAATACTACTCAGAGTAAGTAACTTTTATCTCTTTCTCAGTTGTGTTACCGGCTTTATCAACGGCTTTGACTTTTATATAGTTTTCTCCCCCTTTTAGAAGTAGAGTATAGTGATAGTTGCCATCATCATCCACTATTGCCCAGAAATCGTTCACTGTAACTTTTGCACTCTGAGATGTTTTTCCGCTAACTCGTATCGGATTATTTTCTTTCGTGAAGGATTGACCATCTGAAGGAAAATAAATACTTAACTCTGGCGGATCGCTTAAATAATGAATCGATATTGAATCGGAGTATCTACTCAGTTTTCCATCTTGAAGAACTGTTCTTGCTTTAATGGTATTTGCTCCTTTCTCTAACCTGACATTGGTAAAGGTAAATGAGTTATTTGCAGTAATATCAGTCTCTTTAAATTTTTTCCCATTTACAAACAGCTGAACTTTATCTCCATTAACTGCAGAACCTTTAACAGTAATCTCTGCACTGTTTGTAGCATCTGGGAGAGAATCTAACTGCGGAGGAGGGACAAAAACTGCGTTTTGATCATCTGCTGAAGTAGTCTCGCCTTTTTTTTCAACAAGAAGACTAAATTGCACTAAAAGTCTAGTACCAAAGAATGTAAAAAGAATGAAAATAAGTATTAAACCAAAAGTTACTAGAAAAAAATTACGTCGAGTCTCTTTTTCAAGAGTTTTGTTTAATCGTGATCTATACATATGATATCTTTTAGATAGATCTAGTAAAAAAATTTTATATGATCTTTTGAGCCAACGGTGGGAATCGAACCCACGACCTCTGCTTTACGAAAGCATTGCTCTACCGACTGAGCTACGCTGGCCCAATACTATAGTAATTTCAAATCATTAATCAGTTTAAATTTCTTCTTGAGTTTATATACACTTCCTTAGAAAATCTTGTACTTGATAAGCTGACAATAACACCAATAATTGTATGAGATTTCACTCGGAAAGGCAAATAATTAAAAAAATAAAATTGATTTTAAAATTATTGGAATTTAGTTGATTATTGGATTTGCGAAATGAGGTTATAAATAGGAGTAATGATGGAGATAATCAAAAAACCTACTCCTATAGCAAGAAGTACCATTATAAAAGGTTCCATAGCAGTTGTTAGTGTCTTAATTGTTTGTTCCACCTCGCGTTCAAAATACTCTGAAACTCTCAGCAATGACTCATCAAGTTTACCTGTCTGCTCACCAATCTTAACCATCTCAACAACAATTGGAGGAAAAAGAGGGTCCGTAAGCATGGCATCTCCTATTGTAACTCCTTTCTCAACCTTTCTTCCAACCTCAAGGATTGCCTTACGATAATGGTAATTACCAACAACATCAGAACTCTGATTGAGAGATTCAACAACCAGAGATCCTGTTCCCACCAAAAGACCAAATGTTCTAGTGAACTCAACCATAGCAGATTGAGCAATCAGCTTACCAAAGATAGGCACTTTTAATAAAAATCCATCAATAAGCATCTTGCCAGTTGGGGTTTTGCCCCAGCGACGCAAATAATACATGCTAATAACACTACCACCTACTATAAATGGCCAAAATTTGATGGTGAAATTAGATAATCCAACAACCACTCTTGTTGCTAGCGGTAACTCAATATTAAGATTTTCATACAGAACGCTTAGTTGAGGTATCACAAAAATCATCATTACTGCTATCACTGCAATCATCATAATAATCACAATAATTGGATAAAGAAGTGCCGATTTAATCATACTTTTTAATTTTTGTTGTTTCTCAAGATTATCTGCTAGGCGCAGGAGTACCTTATCGAGAAGACCGGCTGACTCAGCAGCTTTTACAAGAGACACATAGATAGGAGAGAAGACTTTGGGATACTTAGCAATTGAATCTGAAAATGATTTACCTTCCTGAATTGTAGATATGATCCCTTGAACAACTTCCTGCATAGCGGGATTTTGTATTTGATTGCGCAAAATATCAAGAGATTGCATCAGAGTGAGGCCTGAGGTGAGCATGGAAGAAAGCTGTCTCGTAAAAAAAACAATTTCAGACTTGGCAGACTTTCGTCTCAAACTTAGTAAAAATCCTTTTGATGTCTGTTCTTTAATATGTATAGGAATAAAATTCTGACTTCGAAGATACGCTGCAGCATCAGGAATATCCTTAGCTTCAATAATCCCATGAACAATTTTCCCCTGTTGATTAACTGCACGATAGAGAAGCTTCATACTGCATTAAATTATCCGAGCAATCGAGTAAGCTCTTCGGGATGATTGGCAAAACTGCGTGCAGTCTCAAGAGTGACTTGTCCTTCGCGAACAAGTTGTGCAAGAGATTCTTCAATAGTTATCATGCCAAGATCTTTTGAAGTTTGGATAATTGAATCTATAAGATGCGTCTTTCCATCTCTGATGTTGCTTGCCACTGCTGGTGTACCTACTAAAATTTCAACAGCAGGTATTCGTCCTCCAGTAATTTTAGGAAGAAGCCGTTGCGAGATTATACCTTTCAAAGAGGCGGCTAGTTGAATTCTAATTTGAGATCGTTGATGATCAGGAAAAGCATCAACAATTCGATCAATACTTTGCGCTGCAGAATTAGTATGCAAGGTAGCAAAAACTAGATGTCCTGTCTC is a genomic window containing:
- a CDS encoding polymerase, coding for MQKVIFFILSLSLVIYQFGRINISSNISFTILDVVVFIIITSSFFRLINQRRLNEIFLNPIFKPFVVFSFVAFISLIFSPLSLNQEEFFISFLYLLRWLMYNLLLFVLKPANSNDHQYLEFFLVSSGLALVVTGYIQFLWYPDLRNLYYLGWDDHLWRMFGTFLDPNFFGAFLVLIVLLFFDKVFDAISRTKKLSIALWSICLFASMIAVVLTYSRTALIMLSLGTIIYFFLKGMQKYSFLFIFIVASAIIFFSNMTIEGQNLLRTASSKARIESAQHAIQIASTYPLLGVGFNAYRYAQIDFGFRKTSPQIPNHADSGTDNSYLFVLATTGIVGFIGYVFYLYSIMREVWIHKNRKGREVVIASFFAVAVGTLFINLLFYPAIILWLMILLNTTQSK
- a CDS encoding type II secretion system protein F translates to MKLLYRAVNQQGKIVHGIIEAKDIPDAAAYLRSQNFIPIHIKEQTSKGFLLSLRRKSAKSEIVFFTRQLSSMLTSGLTLMQSLDILRNQIQNPAMQEVVQGIISTIQEGKSFSDSIAKYPKVFSPIYVSLVKAAESAGLLDKVLLRLADNLEKQQKLKSMIKSALLYPIIVIIMMIAVIAVMMIFVIPQLSVLYENLNIELPLATRVVVGLSNFTIKFWPFIVGGSVISMYYLRRWGKTPTGKMLIDGFLLKVPIFGKLIAQSAMVEFTRTFGLLVGTGSLVVESLNQSSDVVGNYHYRKAILEVGRKVEKGVTIGDAMLTDPLFPPIVVEMVKIGEQTGKLDESLLRVSEYFEREVEQTIKTLTTAMEPFIMVLLAIGVGFLIISIITPIYNLISQIQ
- a CDS encoding glycosyl transferase yields the protein MQTSISAVVLTKNSENTLSTCLDSLQWCKEIIIIDDNSSDKTIEIAKKYNTKIFIHPLNKNFSEQRNFGLSKASFDWVFFVDSDEVISKELADEIHQQIEQFYPQFQAFAIQRQDFLWGKRLRFGDTQEKYFIRLGRKEKGKWSGKVHEVWNIMGKIGRLKNPIYHYPHPNISEFLSDINYYSSLRAEELYEKKIKSSSIDIVFFPLIKLIYLLVIRQGVRDGVAGIVHALMMSFYSFLVRGKLYLLWKNQRQSLNWEVS